One Paraglaciecola mesophila genomic region harbors:
- a CDS encoding tryptophan halogenase family protein gives MNTAIKDVVIVGGGTAGWLTAALLQKVVGTSINITLVESEAIGTVGVGEATIPPIRLVNQVLGINEAEFLRETKATIKLAIKFENWRTPNDSYFHTFGSPGKSMAFCHFHHFVNRAKHLGHESTIWDYDLNYLCATQGKFAHIKAQDPVLDLPYAYHFDASLYAQFLRRYCTKLGVTRIEGMIDSVQQHPSGDIAGVTLQDGQQINGDLFVDCSGFRGLLIQQTLGVGYDDWTHLLPCDRAVAVPSERFDKTVPYTRAIAHKAGWQWRIPLQHRNGNGLVYCSAHLSDDEASHTLLNNLDSTPIGDPKIIHFTTGRRRKQWHKNVVAVGLSSGFLEPLESTSIHLIQSAIVRLIHLFPHQGIDSAAVDEYNQQSELEYTQIRDFLVLHYHLTKRDDSQFWRNMQSMDIPDSLAHKMALFKQNGKLFREQNDLFLESSWLQVMVGQGIEPEDFHPIANNLSQHQLMGMLDKMRDVKREPLTSLPSHDEFLMHFL, from the coding sequence ATGAACACAGCAATTAAAGATGTAGTCATAGTGGGGGGCGGGACCGCTGGCTGGTTAACGGCTGCGTTACTGCAAAAAGTCGTTGGTACTTCTATTAACATTACCCTGGTTGAGTCCGAAGCCATTGGCACTGTGGGGGTAGGGGAAGCAACTATTCCTCCTATACGCTTAGTGAATCAAGTGTTGGGTATTAACGAAGCCGAGTTTTTAAGGGAAACCAAAGCCACTATCAAACTCGCGATAAAATTTGAGAACTGGCGTACACCCAACGATAGTTATTTTCATACATTCGGATCGCCGGGTAAAAGTATGGCGTTCTGTCATTTTCACCACTTTGTGAATCGTGCTAAGCATCTTGGTCACGAGTCAACTATTTGGGATTACGATTTAAACTACCTGTGTGCAACCCAAGGTAAATTCGCCCATATCAAAGCACAAGATCCTGTCCTCGACTTGCCCTATGCCTATCATTTTGATGCGTCGTTATACGCTCAGTTTCTACGTCGCTATTGTACCAAGCTTGGTGTAACCCGCATTGAAGGCATGATTGATTCTGTTCAGCAACATCCGTCGGGGGATATCGCTGGTGTTACTCTGCAAGATGGTCAGCAGATTAACGGTGATTTATTTGTGGATTGCTCTGGGTTTCGCGGCTTGCTAATTCAGCAAACCCTTGGTGTTGGCTACGATGATTGGACCCATTTGCTGCCTTGCGATCGCGCAGTGGCCGTGCCTTCTGAACGATTCGACAAAACCGTGCCTTATACGCGGGCTATTGCCCATAAAGCTGGCTGGCAATGGCGCATACCCTTACAGCACAGAAATGGTAATGGCTTGGTGTATTGCAGTGCTCATTTAAGCGATGATGAAGCCAGCCACACACTGTTGAATAATTTGGATTCAACGCCCATCGGCGACCCCAAAATCATACATTTTACAACGGGGCGCAGACGTAAGCAGTGGCATAAAAATGTGGTGGCTGTGGGGCTATCGAGCGGGTTTTTAGAGCCGTTAGAGTCGACCAGTATTCACCTTATTCAATCTGCGATTGTGCGCTTAATACATTTATTCCCTCATCAGGGAATCGATAGCGCAGCGGTAGATGAATACAACCAGCAATCAGAACTCGAATACACCCAAATACGTGATTTTTTGGTACTTCACTATCACTTAACAAAGCGTGACGACAGTCAGTTTTGGCGGAATATGCAAAGCATGGATATCCCCGATTCGTTGGCCCATAAAATGGCTTTGTTTAAACAGAACGGAAAGTTATTTAGGGAGCAAAACGATTTGTTTCTCGAAAGCTCGTGGTTGCAAGTCATGGTGGGGCAAGGGATAGAGCCTGAAGATTTTCACCCGATCGCGAACAATTTATCACAGCATCAACTTATGGGCATGCTAGATAAGATGCGAGATGTCAAACGAGAGCCACTGACTAGCTTACCTAGTCATGACGAGTTTCTGATGCATTTTCTGTAA
- a CDS encoding alpha-1,6-glucosidase domain-containing protein: MFTRTNSLPLLAISISLLSLTGCGGSGSEPGTTLLTCSVPNVPDASGTSCVAPEPISCAPPTVPDALNESCVVGADPTAPAPMASPAMDEAVLYFNLAAKGADNSPNDETYTGYRLHTWNNDACDAYADADTDWANGREHTGIDPNYGAYWVLELKPDYAGTTGACGNFIIHVGTDDAGKELGGGDFKMPLSQDDPDFARMNFTFTGVASIFEFPIVSLGPQPVKIDGAAAHWIDGNTVLWDIDPTIVSQVKLHYSANADLSVDVDTGLSGTAIELEEIELSDEQKARVPHLANMLAFAGNWSAEEAKEVLKTQAVLASYDAEGVLNGATQIQLANVIDALYTQGENDADEASLGAVYTDGGIQVNLWAPTAQTVSLKLYNDAKAETASYPMVLDSNSGIWRYEGGAELDRQLYRFEVTAYHPVTMALETMLTTDPYSLSLSTNSRFSQFVNLNDEDLKPEGWETHVIPTITNPEDAVIYEGHIRDFSVRDESTSAANRGKYLAFTEQGSVPNQHLAKLVENGLTHFHVLPANDMATVEEDESQSVDLTSTVADLCRLNRQAAVCDEENADATLQSVFDSYDAIAEPQKAQALTEQMRGDDRFNWGYDPYHFNVPEGSYASDADGVTRIKEMRAMNQSLHEMGLRVALDVVYNHTNASGLNGKSVLDKVVPGYYHRYDTVTGGIVRETCCDDTEPRNRMMEKFMQDSLVMWATQYKFDSFRFDIMSQATKDTMLRLEAAVKAVDEDNYFYGEGWIKEDRGYEQATQINMAGTQIGTYNDRIREAVRQGQIFSTEPSDSALAAQDKVKMSLAGTLTDYILEDFKGAASATSNIGGYATDPADIINYVSKHDNETLWDQLQYTLPNDMTLAERVRAQNIAATLPLMSQGIPFFQLGGDFLRSKSMDRNTYDAGDWFNYVDFTMNSNNWLVGLPLAQDNEGRWAEMANFIYSPERAASMTEIEFASNVFNELLKIRSSSALFRLTTADDIIDRVGFHNIGARQTQGLIVMSIDDGLAADNGEAGENQTQRADIDPMVDALVVIVNSSSEQQTHGVPTAQGFELHSVLMNSVDSQVRGASFAQGEGDNEGKGMFTVPALTTAVFVKPQMGAQGVGLSAYATSGAPDVVPYGSTSVFVRGAMNGWGEVDEMVYQGDGVYAAAISIESGDYEFKVASADWSTVDFGANNGDESVALSADKTLAAGGANLQLSLSQARVLKFTLDASDKAAPVLTVDNEEPFFGTTVFVRGSLNGWGEDDPMDYAIGGQYSRTIEVIAGSYEFKVASADWSTVDFGSADADANVTVGQGKALAPGGSNMTVTFDYDGQYTFVFDASEKTAPTLSIFDAEMFGENTVFIRGGMNGWGEVDALVFNADGSYTVDIAIDAGSYEFKIATGDWSTVDLGGVGDDTQVIVGQAKQLTYAGANLMIDIPTTATYRFSVVGPDPSAPTVTVTQL; the protein is encoded by the coding sequence ATGTTTACTCGCACAAATAGCCTGCCTTTATTGGCAATATCGATCAGTTTATTAAGCCTGACTGGCTGTGGTGGCTCAGGATCAGAGCCTGGCACCACGTTACTTACTTGTAGTGTACCCAATGTGCCAGATGCCTCTGGCACCAGTTGCGTAGCACCAGAGCCCATTAGCTGTGCGCCGCCAACCGTGCCGGATGCTTTAAATGAGTCTTGCGTGGTAGGGGCCGACCCCACAGCACCAGCACCTATGGCAAGCCCCGCCATGGATGAAGCTGTGTTGTACTTCAACTTGGCCGCAAAGGGTGCCGATAACAGCCCAAATGATGAAACTTACACAGGCTATCGCCTGCATACTTGGAATAACGATGCGTGTGATGCCTACGCTGATGCTGACACCGATTGGGCGAATGGCCGGGAGCATACAGGGATTGATCCTAACTATGGTGCCTATTGGGTACTTGAATTAAAACCAGATTATGCGGGCACAACAGGGGCATGCGGTAATTTTATTATTCACGTAGGCACAGATGACGCAGGCAAAGAGCTTGGCGGCGGTGACTTTAAAATGCCTTTGTCGCAGGACGATCCTGATTTTGCCAGAATGAACTTTACCTTTACTGGTGTGGCTTCTATTTTCGAATTTCCCATTGTGTCGTTAGGGCCCCAACCGGTGAAAATTGATGGTGCGGCGGCTCACTGGATAGATGGTAATACTGTGTTATGGGATATCGACCCCACAATTGTTAGCCAAGTGAAGTTGCATTATTCAGCTAATGCCGACTTAAGCGTTGATGTGGACACGGGTCTAAGCGGCACGGCAATCGAACTTGAAGAAATCGAGCTAAGCGATGAGCAAAAAGCCCGTGTGCCGCATTTAGCCAATATGTTGGCATTTGCAGGCAATTGGAGCGCGGAGGAGGCAAAAGAGGTGCTTAAGACCCAAGCGGTGTTAGCCTCTTATGATGCCGAGGGTGTGCTTAATGGCGCGACCCAAATTCAATTAGCTAACGTCATAGATGCGCTGTACACCCAAGGCGAAAATGATGCTGATGAAGCCAGTTTAGGTGCGGTTTATACCGACGGGGGGATTCAAGTTAACCTATGGGCACCGACAGCGCAGACAGTGAGCTTGAAACTATACAACGATGCAAAAGCAGAGACTGCCAGCTACCCCATGGTGCTTGATAGCAATAGTGGTATATGGCGCTATGAAGGCGGTGCTGAACTAGACCGTCAGTTGTATCGTTTCGAAGTAACAGCCTATCATCCAGTGACTATGGCCCTTGAAACCATGCTCACAACCGACCCTTACTCGTTAAGCTTATCCACCAATAGCCGCTTCTCGCAGTTTGTAAACTTAAATGACGAAGACCTAAAACCTGAAGGGTGGGAGACCCACGTTATTCCCACCATCACCAATCCTGAAGATGCTGTGATCTACGAAGGTCATATTCGGGATTTTAGTGTGCGCGATGAGAGTACCAGCGCCGCTAATCGCGGTAAATATTTGGCGTTCACCGAACAGGGCAGTGTGCCCAATCAGCATTTAGCGAAATTAGTTGAAAACGGTTTGACTCATTTTCATGTTTTACCAGCTAACGACATGGCAACGGTCGAAGAAGATGAAAGCCAAAGTGTTGACTTGACCAGTACTGTAGCAGATTTATGCCGCCTAAATCGCCAAGCGGCCGTGTGCGATGAAGAAAACGCAGACGCGACCCTGCAATCTGTGTTTGACAGTTATGATGCTATCGCTGAGCCACAAAAAGCCCAAGCGTTAACGGAGCAAATGCGTGGTGATGACAGATTTAACTGGGGCTACGATCCGTATCATTTCAATGTACCTGAGGGCAGTTATGCATCTGACGCGGACGGTGTAACACGCATAAAAGAAATGCGTGCGATGAATCAATCATTACACGAAATGGGCCTACGGGTAGCGCTCGATGTGGTGTACAACCATACCAACGCCTCTGGCTTAAATGGCAAATCGGTACTAGATAAAGTCGTGCCGGGCTATTATCACAGATACGACACAGTTACTGGTGGCATCGTGCGCGAAACGTGCTGTGACGACACCGAGCCACGCAATCGCATGATGGAAAAGTTCATGCAAGACTCGTTGGTGATGTGGGCCACGCAATACAAGTTTGATTCATTCCGTTTCGACATTATGAGTCAAGCCACCAAAGACACCATGCTGCGCTTAGAAGCCGCCGTTAAAGCGGTGGATGAAGACAACTATTTCTATGGTGAAGGTTGGATAAAAGAAGACCGAGGCTACGAGCAAGCCACGCAAATTAATATGGCAGGCACACAAATTGGCACCTACAACGACCGCATTCGAGAAGCCGTACGCCAAGGTCAAATATTCAGTACCGAGCCAAGCGATAGCGCATTAGCCGCTCAAGATAAGGTTAAAATGAGCCTAGCAGGCACGTTAACTGACTATATTTTGGAAGATTTTAAAGGCGCAGCGTCAGCCACCAGTAATATTGGTGGCTACGCAACTGACCCAGCTGACATCATCAACTATGTGTCAAAGCATGATAATGAAACCCTATGGGATCAATTGCAGTACACCTTACCCAATGATATGACCTTGGCCGAGCGGGTAAGGGCGCAGAATATTGCGGCGACCCTTCCTTTGATGTCTCAAGGTATTCCGTTCTTTCAATTAGGCGGAGATTTCTTGCGCTCAAAATCGATGGATCGCAACACCTATGATGCAGGCGATTGGTTTAACTATGTAGATTTCACTATGAACAGTAATAACTGGCTGGTGGGGCTACCGTTAGCTCAAGATAACGAAGGTCGCTGGGCAGAAATGGCTAATTTCATTTACAGCCCTGAGCGCGCGGCCAGCATGACCGAAATCGAGTTTGCATCCAATGTGTTTAATGAGTTGCTTAAAATACGCAGCTCATCAGCATTATTCCGCCTAACCACGGCTGACGACATTATCGACCGTGTTGGCTTTCATAATATCGGCGCACGTCAAACCCAAGGTTTGATTGTGATGAGTATTGATGATGGCCTAGCCGCTGACAATGGCGAGGCAGGAGAAAACCAAACACAACGAGCTGACATCGACCCGATGGTTGATGCGTTAGTGGTGATCGTCAACAGTAGCAGCGAACAGCAAACCCATGGCGTGCCAACCGCACAAGGCTTTGAGTTACATTCAGTGTTAATGAACTCGGTTGATAGCCAAGTACGAGGTGCAAGCTTTGCCCAAGGTGAAGGGGATAATGAAGGCAAGGGCATGTTCACTGTACCTGCATTGACCACAGCGGTATTTGTTAAACCACAAATGGGCGCGCAAGGTGTGGGCTTATCGGCTTATGCGACATCAGGTGCACCAGATGTTGTCCCGTATGGCAGCACATCTGTGTTCGTGCGCGGTGCGATGAATGGCTGGGGTGAAGTAGATGAAATGGTTTATCAAGGCGATGGTGTTTACGCCGCCGCAATATCCATTGAGTCTGGTGATTATGAGTTCAAAGTGGCTTCAGCTGATTGGTCAACCGTGGATTTTGGCGCCAATAACGGCGATGAATCAGTGGCGCTTAGTGCAGATAAAACCTTAGCCGCTGGGGGGGCGAATTTACAGTTATCCCTAAGCCAAGCACGGGTGCTCAAATTTACTTTGGATGCCAGTGATAAAGCAGCGCCGGTATTAACAGTGGATAACGAAGAGCCATTTTTTGGTACTACCGTATTTGTGCGCGGCTCGCTCAATGGTTGGGGTGAAGATGACCCTATGGACTATGCGATTGGCGGGCAATACAGCAGAACCATCGAAGTAATAGCAGGTTCTTACGAATTCAAGGTTGCTTCTGCAGACTGGTCAACAGTGGACTTTGGCTCAGCAGATGCTGATGCAAATGTGACGGTAGGCCAAGGCAAGGCGCTCGCGCCAGGCGGCTCGAACATGACAGTAACCTTTGACTATGATGGGCAATACACCTTTGTATTTGATGCCAGTGAGAAAACCGCACCGACGCTCAGCATATTTGACGCCGAAATGTTTGGTGAAAATACGGTCTTTATTCGCGGTGGGATGAATGGCTGGGGTGAAGTTGATGCGCTGGTATTTAACGCTGACGGTAGCTACACGGTTGATATTGCAATTGACGCCGGCAGTTACGAATTCAAAATTGCCACGGGCGATTGGTCAACGGTAGATTTGGGCGGTGTAGGGGATGACACTCAAGTCATTGTTGGCCAGGCTAAGCAATTGACTTACGCCGGTGCTAATTTAATGATTGATATACCAACAACGGCAACTTATCGCTTTAGCGTTGTCGGGCCTGACCCATCAGCCCCAACAGTCACGGTGACACAGTTATAG
- a CDS encoding tryptophan halogenase family protein: MAQSFKIVILGGGTAGWMAANLFAHKWADKLADKSLTITLVESPDIGIVGVGEGSTPTLKRFFSMLGIGDSDWMPQCNATYKMNIAFENFSPASGITRYSHPFISQIDTFTQRAFMVNARTRRLGLDTHTNPGDFLLNGVLAKQNKGPQTPANFPFSIEYGYHFDSHLLGAFLQQHAIGLGVDHVQANVESIKQHPNGDIAALHYKEGIEISGDLFVDCSGFSSVLMQKTLGVKFNSYKDNLFNDSAVVVPTPIGEQIPVETTSTALSAGWCWKIPLTNRFGNGYVYSSDFVSKNDAEQELKNHLQLNENAECRHLSMKVGALEKQWQNNCLGIGLSAGFIEPLEATALHLTQISIEQFILEFEEGGFSNRLQGQYNAKMQYRTERTRDYIVAHYKLNTRNDSEYWRANRNNMHLSESLLQILDVWYKRGDLEAEINRQDLSTHFNAVSWNCLLAGYGAFPPLAAKQPGTGDLYKEQNIQSFLQGCALNFSTHVEQLR, translated from the coding sequence ATGGCACAATCATTTAAAATCGTCATTTTAGGAGGCGGCACCGCAGGTTGGATGGCGGCTAATTTATTTGCTCACAAGTGGGCTGACAAGCTGGCGGATAAATCCTTAACAATAACTTTGGTTGAATCACCTGATATCGGTATTGTCGGGGTAGGTGAGGGCTCAACCCCCACACTGAAACGTTTTTTTAGTATGCTTGGTATTGGGGATAGCGACTGGATGCCTCAATGCAACGCCACCTACAAAATGAATATCGCCTTTGAGAATTTCAGCCCTGCATCAGGTATTACGCGTTACAGCCATCCGTTTATATCGCAAATAGACACTTTCACCCAACGGGCATTTATGGTGAACGCCCGCACTCGTCGCCTTGGGCTTGATACGCACACAAACCCTGGCGATTTTTTATTAAACGGCGTACTCGCTAAGCAGAACAAAGGCCCACAAACGCCGGCTAATTTTCCGTTTAGTATAGAATACGGTTATCACTTTGATTCCCACTTGCTAGGTGCCTTTCTACAGCAACATGCTATTGGTCTAGGTGTAGATCACGTTCAAGCAAATGTAGAAAGCATCAAGCAGCATCCCAATGGTGATATCGCGGCGCTGCACTATAAAGAAGGCATTGAGATAAGCGGTGATTTGTTTGTTGATTGCAGCGGTTTTTCTAGTGTACTCATGCAAAAGACCTTAGGCGTCAAATTTAACAGTTATAAAGACAATCTATTTAACGACTCTGCAGTTGTGGTGCCAACGCCTATAGGTGAGCAAATTCCAGTAGAAACCACATCCACGGCCTTATCAGCAGGCTGGTGCTGGAAGATCCCCCTAACGAATCGATTCGGTAACGGCTATGTTTACAGTTCAGACTTTGTCAGTAAAAACGACGCTGAACAGGAGTTGAAGAACCATCTACAACTGAATGAAAATGCTGAATGCCGACATTTATCCATGAAGGTGGGGGCGTTAGAGAAACAATGGCAAAATAACTGTTTAGGTATTGGGTTGTCAGCCGGCTTTATCGAGCCCCTTGAAGCAACGGCTTTGCATCTAACGCAGATATCCATCGAACAATTCATATTAGAATTTGAAGAGGGCGGTTTTTCTAACCGTTTGCAAGGGCAGTACAACGCCAAAATGCAATATAGAACGGAGCGCACTCGGGATTATATAGTGGCGCACTACAAGCTCAATACCCGAAACGACAGTGAGTATTGGCGGGCAAATCGCAACAACATGCACCTGTCTGAATCACTGTTACAAATATTGGATGTTTGGTACAAACGCGGGGATTTAGAAGCGGAAATAAACCGCCAAGACCTTTCTACTCACTTTAATGCTGTGTCGTGGAATTGCTTGTTAGCAGGTTACGGTGCGTTTCCACCACTGGCTGCAAAACAACCGGGCACAGGGGATCTATACAAAGAACAGAATATCCAATCTTTCCTTCAAGGCTGCGCGTTGAATTTCAGTACCCACGTTGAGCAATTACGTTAA
- a CDS encoding TonB-dependent receptor, producing MTRFKPNLITAALLASCSTLMTGGVFAQQSNEEVTITSTEQEQRANEPGENDQGLERIEVRGFATSLIQSLNQKRFSDTVSEQISADDLGGLPDVSMADALTRLPGISAVRTGGQAAEINIRGMSGDFVFSTLNGREQVSTSGSRSIEFDQYPSELISSAAVYKSPKASLIEGGVAGSVELQTASPLNNDKQHTFNVNARGMFNDRAGEVSDAEEFGHRLSFSYQGKYLNDTLGVALGYARLFQPSVSTQFVGLAYNATKDVDNDGDEEFLSEGFEFQHKGGEETRDGYMGAIEWAPVDTFTLKADAFFSKFDSEEFARGFRVKLGGASAAVANPILNDNAVIGGTFNRTSQSFTRVELVNDDNQDYDEVASFGINADWQATDNLTLAFDVSQSIAKSNFRNGLLWALVGEDANAELPAFDSDISISYLLHGLDLPDVGFSQADAFTDLDKVMVTKYGIYPYENEDELNAYRFDLTYDFDDNAFLSSVEFGARYSDREYSNDRSVFEYGSDSSFSASQPPLRLTDDMVEVVDWEGDFSYLPSYLSIDLNSALNAWFPSGIPQPVKTWGAGSPGVINGPGEGPNTSWTMLESGKVFEKVTAAYVMANIDTELFGLPVTGNVGVRMVETEQSSTVLQDVSEDIIDPETGEVIDTRGNPANGAQYITDDAGLVNDFYRPALLTDKYRDYLPSINLNFKLTDSEQLRFAAAKVLGRAPINRLFANATVRVEDVQAFRDQDTGEIVLSKPTAIISGSATNSPYLRPFYADQYDISYEKYFEDTDGAFVAAVFYKDIKSFINTFKEDPFDFTGNGFTVPREITVLVTDEEGEPLFNDDGSRLSVQVPTENGGYETAVNNDKGGYIRGAELSYTQIYSFLPDMWSGLGMSASYSYTESEIQTQTTLGGASVEQTLPGLSENVVAATVFWEYEDFETRLSVRWRDAFVSKQVAVNEQVVNFDSETVIDYQASYNINENLGMLFQVNNLTDEPTKSYFGSEAQTGTIQYFGRQIFLGVTYSL from the coding sequence ATGACAAGATTCAAACCGAATTTAATTACCGCTGCGTTACTGGCAAGTTGCTCAACCTTAATGACGGGGGGAGTATTCGCACAGCAATCAAATGAAGAAGTTACTATCACGAGTACCGAGCAAGAACAAAGAGCCAATGAACCGGGAGAAAATGATCAAGGGCTAGAACGCATTGAAGTCAGAGGCTTTGCCACCAGTCTCATTCAATCACTGAATCAAAAACGATTTAGTGACACCGTATCCGAGCAAATTTCTGCTGATGATTTAGGTGGCTTGCCCGATGTGTCTATGGCGGATGCACTAACCCGTTTACCTGGTATTTCAGCTGTAAGAACCGGCGGCCAAGCTGCAGAGATCAACATTCGTGGTATGTCTGGTGATTTTGTTTTCTCGACCCTCAACGGACGTGAACAAGTATCTACCAGTGGTTCGCGTTCTATTGAGTTCGATCAATATCCATCTGAATTAATCTCTTCAGCTGCGGTGTATAAATCCCCAAAAGCATCGCTGATTGAAGGTGGCGTAGCGGGCAGCGTAGAGCTACAAACCGCCAGCCCTTTAAATAATGATAAGCAGCATACGTTCAATGTTAACGCTAGAGGTATGTTTAACGACAGAGCCGGTGAGGTATCGGATGCAGAAGAGTTTGGTCATCGTTTAAGTTTTTCTTATCAAGGTAAGTATCTAAACGATACCTTAGGTGTGGCGCTGGGCTACGCACGATTATTTCAACCCAGTGTATCCACTCAGTTTGTCGGGCTTGCCTATAACGCCACTAAAGATGTGGATAACGACGGTGACGAGGAATTTTTAAGTGAAGGATTTGAGTTTCAACACAAAGGCGGTGAAGAAACTCGTGACGGTTATATGGGCGCGATTGAATGGGCGCCGGTTGATACCTTTACTCTAAAAGCGGATGCGTTTTTCTCTAAATTTGACTCAGAAGAATTCGCCCGAGGCTTTCGAGTTAAACTTGGCGGTGCTTCAGCCGCGGTTGCAAACCCAATATTAAACGATAACGCTGTCATCGGAGGTACGTTTAATCGTACTTCACAAAGTTTTACCCGTGTAGAGTTGGTTAACGATGACAACCAAGACTATGACGAAGTGGCCAGTTTTGGTATTAACGCGGACTGGCAAGCAACAGATAACTTAACGCTCGCGTTCGATGTGTCACAGTCCATTGCAAAAAGTAACTTTAGAAACGGCCTGTTGTGGGCGCTTGTCGGTGAAGATGCCAACGCTGAATTACCTGCGTTTGACAGTGATATCTCGATTAGTTACTTGCTACACGGTCTAGATTTGCCCGATGTTGGATTTAGTCAAGCCGATGCTTTCACGGATTTAGATAAAGTGATGGTGACTAAGTACGGTATTTATCCTTATGAAAACGAAGATGAGCTAAATGCTTATCGTTTTGACCTGACCTATGATTTTGACGACAACGCTTTTTTATCGTCAGTTGAATTTGGTGCGCGTTACTCTGATCGTGAATACAGCAACGACCGTTCAGTGTTTGAATATGGTAGCGACTCCAGTTTCTCTGCCAGCCAACCACCACTGCGCTTAACTGATGACATGGTTGAAGTGGTCGATTGGGAAGGGGATTTTAGTTACTTGCCAAGTTACCTTTCGATTGACTTAAATTCTGCGCTAAATGCGTGGTTCCCCTCAGGTATACCACAGCCAGTTAAAACCTGGGGAGCGGGTAGCCCTGGGGTGATAAACGGACCTGGCGAGGGGCCTAACACTAGCTGGACCATGCTGGAAAGCGGTAAAGTGTTTGAAAAAGTCACCGCCGCTTACGTTATGGCAAACATAGATACTGAACTGTTTGGCTTACCCGTTACCGGTAACGTGGGGGTGCGTATGGTAGAAACCGAGCAATCATCTACCGTACTGCAAGACGTGTCTGAAGACATCATCGACCCTGAAACAGGCGAAGTGATTGATACAAGAGGTAACCCAGCCAACGGGGCTCAGTACATCACCGATGACGCTGGTTTAGTGAATGACTTTTATCGCCCAGCGCTTTTGACTGATAAATACCGAGATTATTTACCTTCAATTAACCTGAATTTTAAGCTGACTGATAGCGAACAATTGCGTTTTGCTGCGGCAAAAGTGCTCGGCCGAGCGCCCATCAATCGCTTATTTGCTAATGCCACAGTGCGAGTCGAAGACGTACAAGCTTTTCGTGATCAGGATACCGGCGAGATTGTTTTATCAAAGCCAACAGCAATCATTTCTGGTAGCGCTACGAACAGTCCGTACCTTCGTCCTTTTTATGCTGATCAGTATGATATTTCTTATGAGAAGTACTTTGAAGATACCGACGGTGCATTTGTCGCCGCTGTATTCTACAAAGACATTAAGTCTTTTATTAATACCTTTAAAGAAGACCCGTTTGATTTTACTGGCAATGGTTTCACCGTCCCACGTGAAATTACCGTTCTGGTTACTGACGAAGAAGGAGAGCCTTTATTTAATGATGATGGATCACGTCTATCGGTACAAGTGCCTACTGAAAATGGTGGTTATGAAACCGCTGTCAACAATGACAAAGGCGGCTATATTCGCGGCGCTGAGTTGTCGTACACGCAAATCTACTCGTTTCTTCCTGACATGTGGTCAGGTTTAGGGATGAGCGCCAGCTATTCCTACACAGAAAGTGAAATTCAAACCCAAACCACATTAGGCGGTGCATCGGTAGAGCAAACCTTGCCGGGTTTATCTGAAAACGTGGTCGCGGCCACGGTGTTCTGGGAATACGAAGATTTCGAAACGCGATTAAGTGTGCGCTGGCGTGATGCGTTTGTGTCAAAACAAGTGGCCGTTAATGAACAGGTGGTTAATTTCGATTCAGAAACCGTGATTGATTATCAGGCGTCGTACAACATCAACGAGAACCTCGGCATGTTGTTTCAAGTGAATAACTTGACCGACGAGCCAACCAAAAGTTATTTCGGCAGCGAAGCACAGACGGGGACCATTCAGTACTTTGGGCGCCAAATATTTCTGGGCGTGACATATTCACTTTAA